ATTTCAATGCTACAAAACTTTGCCACTGCCCAGGAATCTCTGTTTAGCATAGCGTTGAATTAAATGTGAAAACAGTCAGGACAGATCTGTATCACACCCCTCTTTCTGCTTACCTGCGTCATTGTGATGATTGCACATTATAAAGGGAAATAAAGCATCTGGTCTCGGGTGTTTCACATGCACCAGTTTAATTTCAGTAaagaggaaggagcagagccTGGTCTATAATGGAAAGATCTTCCAGTCTCTGGAAGAGCACCCTTCAGTTCTGAGTGAAGTCTTGCTCTCACATCAAAACAATGAGCATGAAGGCAGGGCCTAGCAACACAACTCTTTCCGCAAATCAGCCACATGCATTCCCCATCTTTTCTTTACATGCAGCCCACATACCAATAATCTTCTTCAGACTACCCAGGCTGCATAGCAGGAGCTAGTATACATACTATTGGTTGATTAAAAGGTTCAGGAGCAAACCTTTCATGCCCATCCTTGACCAATCTCTGCTCATCCTACAGGCTATGCTGTCTTTTTTGTCTAGTAATTCCCAGTGATACCTTTGCAATACTAATTCCATTAAAGAACTGAATCGCACATAAGACCAAATTGCCTATAACCCATTTTTGGCTAACTGTGATCTTCCACCAGTAGATCAAACTAGATTTGCAAATACGTGGTCTCTATCTGGTCCAAATTTTGGAACTTCAGTGCAAAAGCATAAGACGCATGATTGGCAAGAGAGCTCATGTGAGTAACTCAACCGACTTCAGTGCTGAATGCAAAGAATGTAGCTTCAGAAATGTGTTGcaaaaaagaattttgctttttggCACAAGGGTTGTACTTGGGCTGACTTTAGTGCTCAGTGCTATAATTCACTGAAATACTCATCTTGCAATTTCAGATTATTTCAACCAACTGTGTCATACTTCTGCTCTTGAGAAACAAAATCATCACAAGATAGAAACTGTACAGGAGAGAACTAGCATGCTGGTCTGCAGAATGTTACTGCAGTAGACAAAGAGAGTTTCAAATTAATAAGCTGAATTGGCAATTATAACAAATCTCGGTCTGCAAGGGAGATGCCTTATGATTCAGTGCATGCTTCATGCAAAGCACTCAAGCTTGGGTACCTAAAAGTCAGATGCTAAATAACAGACTTGATTTCCAGAAATATGTGAAAAAACACTATGCATGAAAGTCAGGTCACTTTAGTATGAATTTCTATCCACAGGCACTACTATCAGCAGTGTACAGCAGATATGTGCAAAGCAAACTATAAGGCTACTTTCACTTTAAAATTGTGCTCTTTTTTCCAAACAGTATTGCTACAGTACTTCTTCTCTGCATTGTATTTCCTTAAGAAATATCCAAAGATccacaacaaaaaagaaaataaatctagcTCTTGCACATACACATTGTTACTGCCAATACTTACCAAAAGATTCTCTGGTTTGAGGTCTCTGTGAACAATGTTTTTTCTGTGAATATAAACCAATGCCTCGCACAGGTCAGTGATCATGACAGCAGCATCATGTTCTGTGAACTTCACACTTTCTATGATTGCATCAAATAAGTCCCCACCTGGGACATACTCCAGGATTAGATAAATCTCAGCCTCTGTTTCATACACTTCAATTAAGCTTACTATATTGGGATGAGAAAGACTCCTGATGATCAGAATCTCACTTTCCATCATGTCCTCTTTCCCCTTCAGCTTGGATTTATCAACAATTTTCATGGCATAGATCTCATGGGAGATGCAGTGGCGACATTCCTTCACCACTGCAAAATTCCCATCCCCAATGGTCCTGCCAATCTCATAGTGGTTTTCCACATCAGTTCTACTTTTAATAGCATGCCTCCGGCTTGTGTTTTCCAATCCCTgagccttgttttcctctttattcGTTCTGCGCTCTCCTGCTTTTTCTGGTCGTCTCACATCATTCTCTCTGTGTAGGATATCCCCCTCTCTTCTGGCACTCTCTTCTTTAGTCCTttgcccctctctgccctccttgcGTGTTTTTGATGGCTTCTCTACACCTCTTGGAGTATCTTTCATTAGCCAACCACTTTGGTTAGTTATGCAGCTACTTCCATTCTCTTCCTTCACTTCGTGAGTTACCTGCCATGCTTCTACAGCATTCTTCTTGATTTTTACCACTTCTTTCTCATGGTTTTCATGCCTCTCTAGACCTCTTTCCTTCTCAATGCTCCGTTTTTGCTTTTCCAGCTCTTCATTAATGTTTCTATGTAAGTGCTTCCACATCCTCCTACAGCCACCATCCTTCAGTCCAACTTCCTCAGCTTCCAGCGGAATTTCTGAAGATTTTCGGCAATTCTTgacttttacatttctttctatGTGGTACTTCTGACATGTGCCTGCATGGTCTCTGCTCTCAAATGAGGTCTCAGCCTGCCTTTCCCTTTGTAACTTTTGTCTGGCCTGCCTTTCTCGTTCACACTTCTCACATCTCATTATTTCCTCTGAACTCTCTTCTATTCGTTTGTCAGGACTTTTCTCTTGGCTACAGTGCCTCTCACCTTCTCGGGCTTTTCTAGAAGGCTTCACCCCTTGCTCACCATCCCAACTTTCTCTAGACCACTTTTTTTTGGTTCTCGTCTTTTCCTCTTGCCTTGTCTTGGCTTGACTTTTTCCTTCACGTCTGGCTATCAGTTTGGAAGACATGACATCACTGCAGTTCTTGGCAACTTCTGTCTCATCAAAGCCACTGTCCATTTTTGAAGCCTTGTCATACAGCCTGCTCTTCAGTTTTTGGGACTGCTCCTCATTCTGCTGAATTGCACTGACAGCATAAGGATTATCCGGATAAAGTTCTTGTATTACCAGTTCCAGATTCTTCAAAGTGAGCTGCTCTCTCCCCATAGCTATGAAGGCGTCACCTTCCCTGAAGAAGTCAGAAACGCTTCGGATTTCTCTGCCTCTCAGATTGTAAAGCTTTCTCACACGGTCATTCTTCCAGCGTGGAAATCCCAGAGCTTCTGAAATGTCAGCCATCAGCTGTTCAAAAGTCTGGACCGATCTTCTGTTCAGAAGCAAGGTAATCTTTCTGAGTGTGTGTCCACTGGGTTTTACCACAGTAACAATTCTTGGCTTCACAGGGCTATGCTCTGAATGTATCGTGTGAAAACCATTCCGGGGATTAAAAAATGGTGAACTATAACTATTTGCACTCAAACATGGTTTTCCAAAGTTTCCTCGACTGACAGAAGAAGTCCCTTGTAGTTTCCTCTCCTTTACTTTTGAACTTTCATTGTGTGACATATGGTCAAACAAGCCTCGATGtcctagaaaaaaacaaagagcaaacatATTATTCATTATCCATCATCAGATGTCTCTGAGTAACAGTATTGCATGCATCAGCATGGTCTCAAAGTCAGGATACACGCATGCAATGTTTATAAAGCACTTAAATTGCCACTAAGGAGTAACTGCATATACATGCAACTACAAACATTGTTTGTCCAAAAATACATACTTCAGCAAATACACTTTGTGACTGAGAGACActattcagaaaaatatattgGAAACGAATAGATCTTTCTCCTATATCTCATCAGCTTCCAGCAATCCTCAGATACAGGGTTACTCATGCCAGGATTCTATCCAGAGGGTTTAACATCCCATAATGGATCCAGCTTCCATGAACCCGCTCCATTCCATTTTTGAACCCAATTGCAATTTTCACCTACGCAAGCCCTGAGGCAACAAGTTCTACAATTAAACTGCATGATGTGAGAGAAATTAAgcacttttgttttaaaactgctaCCAGATGGCTATTTGTGTGCAGCCTTGTATTCTTAAAATAATTATCTCGCTGTTCACTTTCCCTGGACTGtttatttgctttctaaattaagtaaatttaaaacaggaggaaaaaaggaaattcctTAAAGAAAAGTACCACTTATTGCTATAATTTTATAATAATGTTTGTAGAACATTTAGTaagaatataatttaatttttttcttaaagactcTCTCAATTCTGTTTGATATTTGGAGTCATGGTTTTCTGATATTATGATTTGACTTTTTTATTCTAAAACATATGTAAAGCAAAAAGTCCTGAATCCTACCCAGGGACATTTGCAGTTTTTCCAGCAGGATTTTCATCTTGAAACACCAATCAACAAAGAAAATGGCACTATTCTTCACATATAATTCCAGAAAGGAGGAACTGAAAAACCTGATACATAGTTCCAGCCAAACCAAGTTATAACATAAGTCACTCTCTATATACAAAACAATGAGCTAAGAATAATAACACTATCTGAAATACTCTGATTTTTTGTACTTATTAAGATTAGAACTTGATTACAATGGAAGTCTTTTCAGCCACAAGAAATAAACTTTCATAATGAGATCACAGTGAACTTCCAACTCCATTTAATGATTTTACAGTTTAGTTGGGAACAAAGATTCAGtacatttgaaataaaaggatAAAGCCAAAAGAAAGTAGGGAAAATGATTACTGGACCATTGCAACAAAATTCCCATACACAAATGGCTTATCTTCCAGAGAATTCAGCCCATTTTCACACAATATTATGATTTAATAGCCACAGTGTGAGAGAGTTCACTCCCATGAACATTCTTGTTGCTAGAATTAAGATACGCATGTTCAAAAGCTCTTGCAGGCTTAGGCCTACCACATTTTGGTTTTCAACTGCTGAAATATCATCTTCAGTATCTCAAgctagatatttttatttgtccCTTTCATCAAGGCAAAACGgagtgaaaaaaaaagatgccttcATACCTAGAATAACAAACGAAAGGGAAAACTACTTTCGCCCACCAAGGGCTGCAGCGTTCATTAATCCTCAAAAACAGCCTATCCAAAAGGCAACACAGAGTCTGAGTGGGGAAAGTATGACATAGGAAGACACTGTTACAAAGCTCCACTCTGATAATGGCTTGGTTTGGTACCACAGTGATGGAAACTTCTGAAATGTAAGCCTCACCAGCTAAGCTCTGTGTGCCCCTCAGCACTTCCCTTAACTCTTGtcttcattttctcccttctgccaaatgagagagattttttttctccaaataaataTTACAAAGAAGGCCAGCTGTCGGTATGCTGATTGAAGACGTAAGCATTATATAAGAGCTATGTATGACTAATGCTTGGTGGCTGTACTAGAGCAAGATATTTCTGTCTTCATTCTACTTTTTAAAGACGATCTCTTGTTATTGAAAGATGACTACATATGTGCTAGTGATTTTTCAGCATCAGGTATTTACACTCTACACAAAATAAAAGCCTacactgaatggaaaaaaaaaaaatcagatgtaaTAATAGTTCTCTGAAATCTAAATGAATTCCAGAATATGTTGGTTACCAGGAACTGCTGAAGCTCTGAATTTGATCAACATTTCCAAAATCTTGCGTACAGTCATCAAAGCATTACCTTGCTCATGGGAACAGTACAcaacatttttcagtttataaTCTTGGTCCAACACAAAAACAATGCTGCACTAATAATGACTTTCCCCACAGATTATGTTTCTCCTAGCTATGCTGCTGTTATCACACCTTTCTGCAAACATGGCTATTCATTTTAAGTGCCTGGCTGCACTGTTGATTGTTTCAATTACCTGAGTATGGataatgtttcctttctttaCTAAATCAGTTAAGCTTTAAACAGAAAACATGTTCAATTTTTCTATGTAATTAATGGCCTGTGAGCAATTGTatttcattaataaaaacaatcCAGGGATGtgtttttgtacattttaaaCTGGTTTAATTCCTAGTCAAAAATAGTTTGACATAAAtcacaaatttaaaaataatcattttaagaATACTAATGATTCTTACACCTTCTTCTAACATGAAGTAGGAAGTTACAGAAATACTTAAATAAATGCATACGGATGTCTCCTAAACTTTTctgagaaaaggaggaagtgcCAAATTTTGTCAAAGTGGTCAAAATGACTAATCTATATAAATACCACATAAATTAAGAAATTTGATTCACCTGTGACAGCTATACATATTAGTTATTTTCCTGTTAAGATGCATTTATTTTACCAGATATTCTTGTTAAAATATGAAGTAAGCCCCAACCTTTCCTGAAAGTTCATATATCTAAAGCAATAACAATTATTTCTAAAAAGCTATGAAAGATCATAggcatatacatacacaaaccTATAGCTACAATTTATATTACTTCAAAACCTTGtttctatatttatataaaaataggagagggaggaagagggagatgtGAATCAGAAGTGCATTTCAATGAGCTGGAGTACTGAAAAAATGACACTGGTGAAAAAATgactggaaaatgcattttttcttttaatgtcttCTGAGAGCCAATGGTTGAAAACATCTACATGTTTCTTGTAAAGGCTAAGATGTATGAATGCATGCAAGTCTATTTTTACCCATATATGCTTCTATCTATACATGTTTGTGCATCACCAAATGTCAGTATATAGAATGATGCAAAAGCTGAACAAGGCAGAAAACTGTGGGAGAGCATCAAGGCAGAGGAGAGTGCTGAGGGCTATTGCTATGGAGCAGAAGCAGTAGGGCTGATAAAAGGCACCATGCATCCCACCTAAGCTGCGCACagcagcactggaaaaagaaaactgagactTGCAAAGAGATACAGAGCTTTGGATGAGGAAGACCACGAAGGTCTTGAGGGGGCAAACTGATCACACCCAGTCCCTAGGGAAGCAAGAAGGATGAGACACAAGAGAGATTTGCGGGCCTGAGCTGGTGGCATGCACGCAAAGTTTAGCCATCTGTTGGCAAGAGCACAAGTGCTCCCTGGAcagaaaacagctgctgcagcaaaCACAGTTTCTGGGGTACATTTTTAACAGCCAATTCGCAAACCATTCATGATATTCACAGACAACCctagtgaaaacaaaataaaatttcttctaGCAGACCTTTCCTTGGGGGGTTTTGGTTCCTGCTCTGGAAGTGGAGTAAGATAAAGGAAATTCAGGGCACTTGAGCTCTGAATAAGGTGTGCATGCAAGGCTCTAACCAATCTATGTCTTAACAAATGGCTACAGCCCTACAACACCAAGGTTATGGTGTTTGCCAGAGGTCACATACTATCATTGCAAATAACAATTTACTGCTGGCATTTGCCCTTCAAAACTTATCCTTTCCCTTGACCAGTCTTTAAGTTTGTGCGTATTAACTAAAATGTTTCCACTCATCTTGCATTCCTTCTTGGCTCTCCCTCTTGAGATCACAGTTTCAGTAATTAACTGAATGGTTTACCCAGCAGCTAATGCTGGTATCAAGTCACAAGTTGCAGTGGAATTAAATTTTTACAAGGAGTATTACAACACAATTTAAAATTGAAGGCAACACTGAAATAGGATCTACTTACAGCATCACTTTCTGTGAATAAGATGGTTTTATTTAAGCTCTGCAATTTAGAGGGCCTTCGATCAATATGAAAGCCTCCACTTAAAAAAAGCAGTTGTGAAAACTCCCCAAAACATTAGTAGAGTTATTCATAAAAGTCGCACATAACAGAAATGGTATAACTAGGAGTGTTTTTGACATATCAGTCCCAAGATAGCATAAACAAAATGTTGTTTCAAATGGGAAGTGAAAGAGCagaaccaatttttttttcctgaagcccCAGCAATTCTTGTTGAGGGCACGTAAAACAACAAAGACAACAGAAAGAAGAATCTTAACTGGAATTCAAAACTTTTTATTTACGTCAAAGTATCTGGAAGTATCTCAAAGTAACTGAAGTAGAAGAGTCTCTCTGGACTGCCTTTAGCTCAGAGCAGCCAGGTATGTAATTCACACAGGTTAACAGTGCACATCAGCAGTCAGCTGCAGGATGCAATATGAGTCCTTTAGAAGTATACCATCTTAGTCTCCTCTTCTTGCTGTAAATTATTAAATGTTGCAACTTTCATAGCCAGTGCACACGGAAAGTGCCCGAGACTGAAGAAGTAGTAGTATGACAAGTCTGATGAATGTACTAAATTAGTTGCATGGAAACAATATATGATCACAGGCATCCTTTTACAGCAAGTAAATTTTACATAGGCATCAATTACAGCCCTACTGTTGGAAACATAGGCCTGTCAGTCCAGTTTGGAAAGGTTCTTTCCAAACATATAGAACATAAGgtgaaaagattatttttataatcTATATATTTATTATAGGTTTGGCTTGTCATAATATCTGTTACAATGGTTGCTGATACTTCCTCTTAGAGGAACCATTCCTTAGTAGTTTATAATATTTTCAAGTTCCAACTATTTGGGCTAGAATCTAGTACACCAGTAACTGCTTAAAGTTGACTTCTCTCTTTTTAAGTATTTCAGGTGAAATTGTTTAGCCTTTCTAGGAAAAAGGCTAGATAAAGAGATATTGTTTCACCAGGTTCAAAAACACTGCCCAGTTTTTCTCTAAATAACTGTAGCTGAGGGTGCAGAAACAccccctctttcctttcctcctgctcACCCTTGCCTCTTTGCCATGCTTTCCAGCCATTTAGGGCAGAGACTTCGTTGGAGTAAGGATGGGCCTTTACTTCAGCAGCACCAGAAAGTAGTCACCCCACGTCAATCCACATAAAATTCTACCTAGAAAAAAGCAGTCTAATTTCACAAGATCTCCATAAGAGACAGTGCCAAACTCAGCAGGAAAATCCCTGCTAGTTCCAGCCTGAGCGAGCTCAAAAGGCTCACACGGATCAGAGGCATGGTGTATGTGCCCTTGAGCCCAAGCTTCaaaaatttcttttcccttttaacaGCTGCTAAGGCGTATTGATAAGAAAAGGCTGGATGGTTGAATCAAAAGTTTGGGATAAGTTACAGTGGCTGGAGCCTCTCACAGGAAGACTGAAAGTCAATAAGGGAAACGGAGGAGAGTGGAACTGGCTTGTCAGAGGGAGGCTGGAAGAAAACATGCAGCACAAGGATTTGGCTAACTGAAGAAATGAAGACTATAGACAAATATGTGTACAGGCAGATAAACAGGACTAGGGAGAAGAGAAGTCACTCAGTGCTCCAGTGTGTTGTGAAAAACAGACTGGCACCAGAAAAGAGACCAGGATAAGAAATTACTTGAAAGACAGGAGATGAGGAGTCTTGGCAAAGGGACTAAAAATGGAAGTCGACTGGGGGAAGGCAAATGAGAGAGAATGGAGGAAAAGTTGGGACAGGAACCTGGAACTTGCTGTGTGAGAACAGGAGggctgggaaaaggaaaggaaactggGAGGACATTGCTTTTCTGGTATCACTCTGTCCGGAAGCCAGACTGGCTATAGCAGGGGCAGTGACTAGAACAGAAACAGGAATGACTGCAGATGTGGACTGGgtggataaaagaaaaagagagggctAAGAAGTCGcaagtgaggaggaaaaagaacCGGGAAAGGCTGCAGGAGATCGGGCAAATAGGGCCATATTTAGATACTAGCTGACAGCAATTCCTGTGAACTTTGCTGACAAAGTGGAAGCGGAAGCAGAGGGAGACTGGAAACGGGAACCAGTAAATGTGAGGATGGGAGTAAGATGGGCTGGGAAGTCAGGTTGGACCCTGAGCTTATGCAAAAGGACAGGACTGGAAGACAGTAACAGAACTGTCCTCACATCCCTGGTCTGCTCTGTTGCAGTTCTTCATAAAGGACATCTACCTCTTCCTGTTGTCACTTACCGTATCAGTTCAcctagattatttttttcttaaagaatggAGAAAATACATGCACACAAAGAGATAGCTGTACTAAAAGAACATTACTAAGTTCATTATTAAGACAAGACAGAACTAAAGTTGTCAACAGAACTTCACCATCTCCTTGCATAAAAGATAGTTTACAAGCGCATAAGGTTTTTCCTTTGGCCCCTTCGGGCCACAGTGGATCCTCTTTAACAGAAAAATCAGCATCAGGACCATGCAGTGAAAAAGTGCATTGTCTACAGAAACCTTATCTCTCTAAGCACAGCAGTTGAAAAGTGTGTTGTGAAAgaacagaggaagagaaggaatgtTTTCTCAAGGGAAGGGACTACAGCCTTAGAGAGCTGGATTTTAACTCAGACAGTTCCACAGAATTTCTAAGCAATTGACTTAACCTAGATTTTTCAGTGAGGATTACATTCTGGTGCCCAAAATAATATCCTAGGACCTGATCTGCAAAAGTATTCAATGGTCACAGTTGCAACAGAATTTGCTGGAAGCTGTACCTCAGGCATATAAAGTATTATTACACAACACATATACATAAGTCATCCAAAAATTGAGGGCCTGGGAGTCTCAGACTGCACTCTTCTCTTAATTAAAGGACTTTTGACATTAATTTTTCTATCTTGACTCCCACTCAGAAAAACATAGTTAATGCACTCTCTTCAGAGCTATCACAAAGTTGCTAATCGACGTTTGTGAAGTATTCTGTTCTTGTAATGATAAGCACGATAGAAAGGCCCAAGAGGAAGTTAATAACCCCATATTCACAGCGGGGTTCAAAAAGCACGCCATGAAACGCATGAACAACTGGGGTAAACTGTGAGTTGATGCTCATTATGTAAGCTTTGTCCATCCTATGCACTGATGGAGTCAGAGACTCCAGGGAAAATAACAACATCTGACACTGCAATTATTGGTTATATCATAATGCACACAAGCAGGGCGGGGGGAAGACAACATCACTAATCAATGCTTGTAAAGGCTTGACTTTGTAACCTGAATAATGTTAGATTGTAAGTACCTGTCCTGACAGAAACACATTGGTCAAATGATATATGCTCAGGACATATTAGATGGTGAGGCAAATACAAATTATATGATGCAAGAAAACAGTACTGTAAATCATCTGGTCATCATAACCACGGTTTCCTGAACCAATGAGATAAGCACAATCTAAGTATTTTTAGACAACTGAAGTGTATTTTAGCAGCCAACATTAGGAATTACCTATGACAGTATTTGCAGGAATTATTAATTGCATTAGCTACTGctgcagaatgaaaacaaaatcacaTCCAATATTACAAATACTGCTTATCAGCTGGAatctttcaaaaacaattttaataCTGTCACAATAGAAAGGGAATGAGCTTGATTTCTATAACATCATTTCTTCTGCCTTAATGAGGAGCTCCTATCATATTCATGCCAGCACATCCACCTCCAATTCGCACTAGTGTAATGGAGATCAACTGCTGACCCAGTCTAACCCAAATTGTGGAAAACTGAGATCACTCAGCAACTCAAACAGTACTCAAGTCCACTGAAGAAAAACTAATTTGGACTTgtctacaaaaaggaaaaaaagacagaaataaatagaatatataaataaaaagatatattATTAATGTATCTGCCTTATAAATATACAATTTTAGTCCTAAAGGTCCTATGAAATAAGTATGATGCAATTCCAAGTTCATAATCTTTCACAATTTCACATCAAGCATGCTTAACTTTGCATGgagtattatttttcctttaactgTCAGCCCTGCAAACTCAAGTGTGTGTCAAGTTCAGTTCCTTCTTTCCCACACATCATCAACAGGACTAAAGTTTCTCCCGGCCAAATTACGTCTCGTTCTATTAAGCGAGCTCCAAAATGTCAGCAGTGAGGAAAGAAAACATCATTAGAGACTAGTCCTAGAGGACAAAATTAAGGGAGAGACACACTTCTGTTCCCACTCCCTACCCTCACAAGTCCCTGGCATGCAAGAAGACCACTACAACGTATCTGCTGACAGCatgtaaaaaatgaaagcttttgatttgaagaataaaataaacatccGTTATGTTATGCAAACTGGAAACCAGAGATCTCTAAGTCTTTCAGCCCCGTGAAGGTCCATTCTCATTCTTCCCCCATTTTTCATGCATTCACTCTAgttcctttcccccctcccccgttTCAGACTCTCCTTTTCACTGCCAGTTTTGGTATATGAATCCCTCAGTTTATGGGAGATGCTAGAGAGTAAAGAGTacagagcagctgcaaagcagACAGGTGCTGTAGCTAAGGATTCCCTCAGGTGGGAAGGGCTGTCTGGAGGGACAACCTGGGTGAAAAACCTTGCAGCTGGCTGGACTTCAGTTGAGGATGGGAGACCAAGCAATCTCCACACTGGATCCCTCGCCAGAGCTAGCTAATTTCTGGATTTTTCCATTCTGAAGATGGATGCTGCCTCCTTGTCACCCACACCTCCAGTGACAACCTGCAGTGATATGCATGTAGGAGGCTCAGCACACAGGAACGTGTGACTGTATTTACCATATTTGAGATCCATGAGGGATAAAAGACACTTagccattcttctctctctctcctcaaagaaaatgaattcagcttttttctctcctctttttttctcccttttgctaAATGTTCAGAGCCTCCTTGCAGTCTGCCCCGGCCTTCTCCCATCTGGCTCCCCCCAGAGACTGAGCAGTTGGGGCCAAactgctgcagggcagcctgGTTTGCTTTCTGACAGTTTTACACTCCCTTTCCCCATCCGTGCATACTGGTTGGGCAAGAACTACCTTCCTATCAGCTCATCTGCTCCCCCTGCAGGCCCACAGCAAGCCCACTGTACGGTTCAAGATTTTCTAAATTAAGccatttgtaattaaaaaataaaatatttacagcaaaCACAGATGGCTATTGCCATGTGTTAGTGTTAAACTGAGCTGAATCACCCCCAGAGCAGCAGATGAAGGTAAAGATTTCATGTAGTCTGGCAATGAGTCACAAGTGccatcatttttacatttttttttttaagagaagaaccccacttccattattttttttctttctaacattCTAAAGGTATCAGATTAAAAAATGAGCATAATGAAATCTCTAAAGAAGTATACAGATGCATAATCTGTAAAGATGAAGTGCATTGCACATGAAATGAAGCAGTGCACTTGGAGATGTGAGGCTCAGTTTTTTAAGTTATTACCTTGCATAAAACCAAAAAAGAAC
This Dromaius novaehollandiae isolate bDroNov1 chromosome 2, bDroNov1.hap1, whole genome shotgun sequence DNA region includes the following protein-coding sequences:
- the DCLK3 gene encoding serine/threonine-protein kinase DCLK3, coding for MSHNESSKVKERKLQGTSSVSRGNFGKPCLSANSYSSPFFNPRNGFHTIHSEHSPVKPRIVTVVKPSGHTLRKITLLLNRRSVQTFEQLMADISEALGFPRWKNDRVRKLYNLRGREIRSVSDFFREGDAFIAMGREQLTLKNLELVIQELYPDNPYAVSAIQQNEEQSQKLKSRLYDKASKMDSGFDETEVAKNCSDVMSSKLIARREGKSQAKTRQEEKTRTKKKWSRESWDGEQGVKPSRKAREGERHCSQEKSPDKRIEESSEEIMRCEKCERERQARQKLQRERQAETSFESRDHAGTCQKYHIERNVKVKNCRKSSEIPLEAEEVGLKDGGCRRMWKHLHRNINEELEKQKRSIEKERGLERHENHEKEVVKIKKNAVEAWQVTHEVKEENGSSCITNQSGWLMKDTPRGVEKPSKTRKEGREGQRTKEESARREGDILHRENDVRRPEKAGERRTNKEENKAQGLENTSRRHAIKSRTDVENHYEIGRTIGDGNFAVVKECRHCISHEIYAMKIVDKSKLKGKEDMMESEILIIRSLSHPNIVSLIEVYETEAEIYLILEYVPGGDLFDAIIESVKFTEHDAAVMITDLCEALVYIHRKNIVHRDLKPENLLVQHNADKSTTLKLADFGLAKQVTKPIFTVCGTPTYVAPEILAEKGYGLEVDMWAAGVILYILLCGFPPFRSQERDQEELFQIIQLGHYEFLSPYWDNISAAAKDLITRLLIVDPQKRYTARQVLQHPWIRTAGKTNNRNLQREVTKNIERHFRTQRRKEAADGGT